From Carettochelys insculpta isolate YL-2023 chromosome 22, ASM3395843v1, whole genome shotgun sequence, one genomic window encodes:
- the LOC142024792 gene encoding uncharacterized protein LOC142024792 isoform X1, with the protein MGSCTIQSPACAWWGRSLSGWAAQIQGLEEVMAWTFLNKISTWLIAPQAGLPAPKADVISWVERGEALGVPDLQGAEKGEIISDPHTGEVMLLKNKEENLQLEEPEQVASCGIFLGSSEGRVSPSPEHRETCESQRSSERQQGNHAGEGQDNSSHGSRGVRNTEESEQQKTCGGSFSLNSLCTIHTGEKPNICPDCGRSFQLRSGLINHQRTHTGEKPFHCSECGKSFSRSSSLKSHYRIHTGERPYSCPDCGKRFRQRSCLVLHRRTHTGEKPFNCSECGKSFRRNSHLLTHQVIHTGAKPYHCTACGKSFRRNSHLLTHQVIHSGEKPYHCTACGKSFSRSENLVKHQSIHRVDKPFNCSECGRWFSDVSGLDKHMRIHTRGKPFPCSDCGKSFSQRSYLVDHQKTHTGDKPFRCSDCGKSFVRLSKLTSHCRIHTGETPYNCPDCGKRFRYRSCLFMHRRIHTGEKPFNCSECGKSFSCSSSLRSHCRIHTGERPYSCPDCGRSFQLRSGLIDHQRTHTGEKPFHCSDCGKHFSCSSTLRSHYRIHTGERPYSCPDCGKRFRQRSCLVLHRRSHTGEKPFDCSYCQKSFSRRGGIPSQPLSHVVVVSFLCGP; encoded by the exons atgggatcttgtaccatccagagcccggcctgtgcctggtggggaaggagcctctctgggtgggcgGCTCAGATTCAGGGActggaagaagtaatggcctggacCTTCCTGAACAAGATCAGCACTTGGTTAATTGCTCCCCAAGCAGGATTGCCAGctcccaaagctgatgtgatctcctgggtggagcgaggggaggcgctgggcgtcccagatctccagggcgctgagaaaggggagatcatcagtgacccccacacag gtgaggtgatgctgctcaagaacaaggaggagaatcttcagctggaagaaccagagcaagtggcctcctgtgggatattcctgggaagctctgaaggtcgtgtttctccgagtcctgagcacagagagacctgtgagagtcagcgtagctcagaaaggcagcagggaaaccatgcaggggaggggcaggataactccagccaTGGGAGCAGAGGCGTGAGAAACACTGAAgagagcgaacaacagaaaacctgtgggggaagcttcagtcttaacagtcTTTGtaccatccacacaggagagaagcccaatatctgccctgactgcgggagaagcttccagctgcgctcaggtcttattaatcatcagagaacccacactggagagaaacccttccactgctctgagtgtgggaaaagcttctcacgctcctcaagtcttaaaagtcactacagaatccacacaggagagagaccttatagctgccctgactgtgggaaaaggttcagacagaggtcaTGCCTTGTTTTACAtaggagaacccacacaggagagaaacccttcaactgctctgagtgtgggaaaagctttcggcgaAACTCGCACCTTCTCACTCATCAGGTAATTCACACCGGAGCGAAACCCTATCACTGCACTGCCTGCGGGAAAAGCTTTCGGCGAAACTCACACCTTCTCACTCATCAGGTAATTCACAGCggagagaaaccctatcactgcactgcctgtgggaaaagcttcagcaggAGTGAAAACCTCGTTAAACATCAGAGTATTCACAGAGTGGataaacccttcaactgctctgagtgcgGGAGATGGTTCAGTGACGTTTCCGGCCTTGATAAACATATGAGAATCCACACCCGGGGAAAACCCTTTCCCTGCTCtgactgcgggaaaagcttcagtcaacgTTCATATCTGGTTGACCATCAGAAAACCCACACCGGGGACAaacccttccgctgctctgactgtggcaaaagcttcGTGCGGCTTTCAAAACTTacaagtcattgcagaatccacacaggagagacaccctataactgccctgactgtgggaaaaggttcagataTAGGTCATGCCTTTTTATGcataggagaatccacacaggagagaaacccttcaactgctctgagtgtgggaaaagcttctcatgctcctcaagtcttcgaagtcattgcagaatccacacaggagagagaccttatagctgccctgactgcgggagaagtttccagctgcgctcaggtcttattgatcatcagagaacccacactggagagaaacccttccactgctctgactgtgggaaacacttctcatgctcctcaactctTAGAAGTCActacagaatccacacaggagagagaccttatagctgccctgactgtgggaaaaggttcagacagaggtcaTGCCTTGTTTTACAcaggagaagccacacaggagagaaaccctttgacTGCTCTTACTGCCAGAAAAGCTTCAGTCGGAGAGGGGgcatccccagccaacccctttctcaTGTGGTGGtcgtctcttttctgtgtggcccCTGA